A window of Gudongella oleilytica genomic DNA:
AGGAGGCAACTGTACAGTAAGGGCTCAGTTTAGCCCTGAGCAACTCAAAGTCAGTCTTTGAAAGCTCCTTGAGTCCATAAGCTCTCATTATGCCTCTCCTGATCCCCAAGTCCAGGTAGCTGAATACGTTTGGTCTCTGAAGGGAGAAAATCAACATCATTTCGGCTGTCCAGACCCCTACCCCCTTTAATGATACCAAGGTATCAATAACCTCCTGGTCATCCATTGAATACAGGGCATTAAAGTCTACTTCCCCTTCTATAGAAGCTCTTGCAGCCCCCATTATATACTCTGCTTTCCTGCCACTAAGACCGCATGACCTCAATTCCTCAAAGGACAACCTGGATATGCTTTCAACGGAGATTCCCCCGGCCTTTTGCGACAGCCTTTCCTTGACTGTTTCTGCTGCTTTGGTCGAGATCTGCTGGCTTATAATACTCGAAACCAAAGCCTTAAAAATATCAGGCTCTACAGCTCTTTCCACATGACCAAGAGAACCTATAAGTCTGTTCATTGTTTCATCTGAAAAGCGCAGATGATTCTTCTCTGTTTCACCATACTTAAATATTTCCATTGAATACCTCATTCGTTTCTTTATTTTATTAACATATGCTATAATCTTATCAATAATCAGAAAGGAGAAATCATGATGCCCAATTCTAAGACTGAACAAAAAAAACTTAAGGAAAAAGAGATCATCAGTCTTATGATCTCCATTTACTGCAATGGTAACGGTCATACCAAAGGCGATTTT
This region includes:
- a CDS encoding DNA-3-methyladenine glycosylase family protein, producing the protein MEIFKYGETEKNHLRFSDETMNRLIGSLGHVERAVEPDIFKALVSSIISQQISTKAAETVKERLSQKAGGISVESISRLSFEELRSCGLSGRKAEYIMGAARASIEGEVDFNALYSMDDQEVIDTLVSLKGVGVWTAEMMLIFSLQRPNVFSYLDLGIRRGIMRAYGLKELSKTDFELLRAKLSPYCTVASLYFWKLAGMDNWESVLYEEELI